From Acidimicrobiales bacterium, the proteins below share one genomic window:
- the recG gene encoding ATP-dependent DNA helicase RecG, which translates to MSTSLRRLQEIDVRQLNGVGDKKRESLQILEIENVLDLLTHYPRRYIDRTQQSSIRDLKLDEESMVLATVKRVQSRRTRNGKSLVEVDVFDGSSYLSLSFFNQPWRAKQLAAGTEAVFFGKVTAYRGKRQMANPVVDLIGNKTGKIIPVYPQSEKAQLTTWELGEYVAEALRRGGDLADPLPEAMRDRLDLVDRTWAMHAIHAPESMAAAQAARKRLAFDELLRLQCVLVARKRRYEAEAKGVQHVVDSELVRQFVKSLPFPLTGAQQRVIDKINRFLASPHPMHLLLQGDVGSGKTVVAVTALLTAVAGGYQGALMAPTEVLAEQHALGVRALLRDLEVPSEEGTLFSSRPLRVELLTGRSTAKERREIVAGLESGAVDIVIGTHALITEGVAFRELGVAVIDEQHRFGVEQRAALRGKGSDPDVLVMTATPIPRTAAMTVYGDLDVAVLDELPPGRTPIVTTWARGELEETAAWKAVRDEVAAGRQAYVVCPLIEGSEKIQAASAIETYDELAAGELHGLRLALLHGQVPAKEREATMASFRAGDIDVLVATTVIEVGVDVPNATVMVIVNADRFGLAQLHQLRGRVGRGAAASRCYLLGETTTPDGEERLAAMVRTTDGFELAEVDLEIRGEGTVLGTRQKGRNDLKLASLRRDVKLVEAAREVAFELVDPVRGLQDHPILEDEVRLLIDDEEAEFLFKS; encoded by the coding sequence GTGAGCACCAGCCTGCGCCGGTTGCAGGAGATCGACGTCCGCCAGCTCAACGGCGTCGGTGACAAGAAGCGCGAGTCGTTGCAGATCCTCGAGATCGAAAACGTGCTCGACCTGCTGACGCACTACCCGCGCCGCTACATCGACCGCACCCAGCAGTCGTCGATCCGCGACCTGAAGCTCGACGAAGAGTCGATGGTGCTCGCCACCGTCAAGCGGGTGCAGAGCCGGCGCACCCGCAACGGCAAGTCGCTGGTCGAAGTCGACGTGTTCGACGGATCGAGCTACCTGTCGCTGTCGTTCTTCAACCAGCCGTGGCGGGCCAAGCAACTGGCGGCGGGCACCGAGGCGGTGTTCTTCGGCAAGGTCACGGCGTACCGCGGCAAGCGCCAGATGGCGAATCCGGTGGTCGACCTGATCGGTAACAAGACCGGCAAGATCATTCCCGTCTATCCGCAGTCGGAGAAGGCGCAGCTGACGACGTGGGAGCTCGGCGAATACGTTGCCGAAGCGCTGCGGCGCGGCGGCGACCTCGCCGACCCGTTGCCCGAAGCGATGCGCGATCGGCTCGACCTCGTCGACCGCACGTGGGCCATGCACGCCATCCACGCGCCCGAGTCGATGGCCGCGGCGCAAGCGGCGCGCAAACGCCTGGCCTTCGACGAGTTGCTGCGGCTCCAGTGTGTGCTCGTGGCGCGCAAGCGCAGGTACGAGGCCGAGGCCAAGGGCGTGCAGCACGTGGTCGACTCCGAATTGGTGCGCCAGTTCGTCAAGTCGCTGCCGTTCCCGCTGACCGGCGCCCAGCAGCGCGTCATCGACAAGATCAACCGCTTCCTCGCCAGCCCGCACCCGATGCACCTCCTTCTGCAGGGCGACGTCGGGTCGGGCAAGACGGTCGTAGCCGTCACGGCGCTGTTGACGGCCGTGGCCGGCGGCTATCAGGGTGCGTTGATGGCGCCGACCGAAGTGCTCGCCGAGCAGCACGCCCTCGGCGTGCGCGCCCTGCTGCGTGACCTCGAAGTGCCGTCAGAGGAAGGCACGCTCTTCTCCAGCCGGCCACTGCGCGTCGAACTGCTCACCGGACGCTCGACGGCCAAGGAGCGACGCGAGATCGTCGCCGGGCTCGAGTCGGGCGCCGTCGACATCGTCATCGGGACGCACGCGCTGATCACCGAGGGCGTGGCCTTCCGCGAGTTGGGCGTTGCGGTGATCGACGAGCAGCACCGCTTCGGCGTCGAGCAGCGCGCCGCGCTGCGGGGCAAGGGCAGCGATCCCGACGTGCTCGTCATGACGGCCACGCCGATCCCGCGCACCGCCGCGATGACCGTCTACGGCGACCTCGACGTCGCCGTGCTCGACGAGTTGCCGCCGGGACGCACGCCGATCGTGACCACGTGGGCGCGCGGCGAGTTGGAAGAGACCGCGGCGTGGAAGGCGGTGCGTGACGAGGTGGCGGCGGGCCGGCAGGCCTACGTCGTGTGCCCGCTCATCGAAGGCTCCGAGAAGATCCAGGCGGCCTCCGCCATCGAGACCTACGACGAGCTGGCGGCGGGGGAGTTGCACGGCCTGCGGCTGGCGCTGTTGCACGGCCAGGTCCCGGCCAAGGAACGCGAGGCGACAATGGCGTCGTTCCGCGCCGGCGACATCGACGTGCTGGTGGCCACGACCGTGATCGAAGTCGGCGTCGACGTGCCCAACGCGACCGTGATGGTCATCGTCAACGCCGACCGGTTCGGCCTCGCCCAGCTGCACCAGTTGCGCGGCCGCGTCGGGCGTGGCGCGGCGGCGTCGCGCTGCTACCTGCTGGGCGAGACGACGACGCCCGACGGAGAGGAGCGCCTGGCGGCCATGGTGCGCACCACCGACGGCTTCGAACTCGCCGAGGTCGACCTCGAGATCCGCGGCGAGGGCACGGTGCTCGGCACGCGCCAGAAGGGCCGCAACGACCTGAAGCTGGCCTCGCTGCGCCGCGACGTGAAGCTGGTCGAAGCGGCGCGCGAGGTGGCGTTCGAACTCGTCGACCCGGTGCGGGGTTTGCAGGATCACCCGATTCTGGAAGACGAGGTGCGATTGTTGATCGACGACGAAGAGGCCGAGTTCCTCTTCAAGAGTTGA
- the rpmB gene encoding 50S ribosomal protein L28, with translation MAAVCEVCGKHPNFGKSVSHSHRRTNRRWNPNIQRIRALVNGSPTRLNVCTGCIKSGKVTKPPVKVRSAG, from the coding sequence ATGGCAGCCGTATGCGAAGTCTGCGGGAAGCACCCGAACTTCGGTAAGTCCGTGTCGCACTCGCACCGTCGGACGAACCGTCGCTGGAATCCGAACATTCAGCGCATCCGAGCGCTCGTCAACGGCTCGCCGACGCGCCTGAACGTCTGCACGGGCTGCATCAAGTCGGGGAAGGTCACCAAGCCCCCCGTCAAGGTGCGCTCGGCCGGCTAA
- a CDS encoding DAK2 domain-containing protein: MPVLTRLTSNDLVEVMRAFRDALREHRERVNRLNVYPVPDGDTGTNMSLTLDSVCQDLAEVDGDDMAAVCQAISHGALMGARGNSGVILSQVLRALADGCKAAPPDGAGGLEFARAMTGAAEAAYGAVMRPVEGTILTVCRAAAEASATRAGEGGDLLAAVEAAKDGGDVALANTPELLPVLKQAGVVDAGGAGLLLLFDAALHVVDGRPLPEAPEDLGDAPAFDAAELADLHGDDHGVGDLRYEVMYFLEADDATIPAFKDVWAGIGDSIVVVGGGGIWNCHIHTDNIGAAIEAALDAGRPKNIRVTDLMEQVEEERWVREAEPEEEGDQTPVPTAVVAVATGEGIRRIFRSLGVQQIVAGGQSMNPSTAQILEAVEAAPADAVIVLPNNKNIIAVAEQVQDLTDKTVRVVKTVGVAEGFAALMEYDPEASADENAQAMTSCADRVISGEVTRAVRDSEADAGTIAEGDYLGISRDGIAVIASTLDDAVCGLVDKLATDDHEIITLIEGEGATAGSTRRLTEWITEHRPKATVEVHHGGQPLYPYLLSIE, from the coding sequence ATGCCGGTTCTGACCCGCCTGACGTCGAACGACCTCGTCGAGGTCATGCGCGCCTTTCGCGATGCGCTGCGGGAGCACCGCGAACGGGTCAATCGGCTCAACGTGTACCCGGTGCCCGACGGCGACACCGGGACGAACATGTCCCTCACCCTCGATTCGGTGTGCCAGGACCTCGCGGAGGTCGACGGCGACGACATGGCCGCGGTGTGCCAGGCGATCAGCCACGGCGCGCTCATGGGCGCGCGCGGCAATTCGGGCGTGATCCTGTCCCAGGTGTTGCGCGCCCTCGCCGACGGCTGCAAGGCGGCGCCGCCCGACGGCGCCGGGGGCCTCGAGTTCGCCCGCGCCATGACGGGTGCCGCCGAAGCCGCGTACGGCGCCGTGATGCGGCCCGTCGAGGGCACGATCCTCACCGTGTGCCGGGCGGCCGCCGAAGCGTCGGCGACCCGCGCCGGCGAGGGCGGCGACCTGCTCGCGGCGGTCGAAGCGGCCAAGGACGGCGGCGACGTGGCGCTCGCCAACACACCCGAGTTGCTGCCCGTCCTCAAACAGGCGGGCGTGGTCGACGCCGGCGGCGCCGGGCTCCTCCTGCTGTTCGACGCCGCCCTCCATGTCGTCGACGGTCGCCCGCTGCCCGAAGCGCCCGAAGACCTCGGCGACGCGCCCGCCTTCGACGCCGCCGAGCTCGCCGACCTCCACGGTGACGACCACGGCGTGGGCGACCTGCGCTACGAGGTCATGTACTTCCTCGAAGCCGACGACGCCACGATCCCGGCGTTCAAGGACGTGTGGGCCGGCATCGGCGATTCCATCGTCGTCGTGGGCGGCGGCGGCATCTGGAACTGCCACATCCACACCGACAACATCGGCGCCGCCATCGAAGCGGCCCTCGACGCCGGCCGCCCCAAGAACATCCGCGTCACCGACCTGATGGAGCAGGTCGAAGAGGAGCGCTGGGTGCGCGAGGCGGAGCCCGAAGAGGAAGGCGATCAGACGCCGGTGCCGACGGCCGTCGTCGCCGTGGCCACCGGCGAAGGCATCCGTCGCATCTTCCGCAGCCTCGGTGTGCAGCAGATCGTCGCCGGCGGCCAGTCGATGAACCCCTCGACCGCCCAGATCCTCGAAGCGGTCGAAGCCGCGCCGGCCGACGCCGTCATCGTGTTGCCGAACAACAAGAACATCATCGCGGTGGCCGAGCAGGTGCAGGACCTGACCGACAAGACCGTGCGCGTGGTGAAGACCGTCGGCGTGGCCGAAGGCTTCGCCGCCCTCATGGAGTACGACCCCGAAGCCAGCGCCGACGAGAACGCCCAGGCGATGACGAGTTGTGCCGACCGCGTGATCTCGGGTGAGGTGACCCGCGCCGTGCGCGACAGCGAGGCCGACGCCGGCACGATCGCCGAAGGCGACTACCTCGGCATCAGCCGCGACGGCATCGCGGTGATCGCTTCGACGCTCGACGACGCGGTATGCGGCCTCGTGGACAAGCTCGCCACCGACGACCACGAGATCATCACGCTGATCGAAGGCGAGGGCGCCACCGCCGGCAGCACCCGCCGGCTCACCGAGTGGATCACCGAGCACCGCCCCAAGGCGACGGTCGAGGTCCACCATGGCGGCCAGCCGCTGTATCCCTACTTACTCTCTATCGAGTGA